From Ascaphus truei isolate aAscTru1 chromosome 20, aAscTru1.hap1, whole genome shotgun sequence, one genomic window encodes:
- the LOC142470972 gene encoding olfactory receptor 6B1-like codes for MLGKNQTIVTEFLLLGFQNLHSFKILLFTLFLMTYITTLSSNLLIIILVSVSHKLHSPMYFFLTHLSLSDILLTTVIVPKMLHLIWGEGGTMSVADCIRQLHVYCCTLATECFLLTVMSYDRYLAICHPLHYTTIMDFKLCQQLAIWSWFLGFLLPLIIIIPISQLQFCCPNVIDHFFCDFAALLKDSCSDTSIIEIGDFVLAIPITFLPFTFIIVTYVSISLSILRIPSTIGKQKAFSTCSSHITVVCTYYGTLITIYCVPSIGHSFNINKVLSLLYTVVTPFFNPIIYSLRNQEIGAALRRRFHN; via the exons ATGCTTGGGAAGAATCAAACCATAGTCACAGAATTCCTGCTTCTTGGATTCCAGAATCTTCACAGCTTCAAGATTTTACTCTTTACTTTGTTCCTCATGACTTACATTACGACCTTAAGTAGTAATCTACTGATCATTATAttggtgtcagtcagtcacaaacTCCACTCTCCCATGTACTTCTTCCTGACCCACTTGTCCTTATCTGACATCCTGCTCACCACGGTTATTGTCCCCAAAATGCTACACCTCATATGGGGAGAAGGTGGCACCATGTCTGTGGCTGACTGTATCCGTCAACTTCACGTCTATTGTTGCACCTTGGCTACAGAGTGTTTCCTTCTCACAGTGATGTCCTACGACCGATACCTGGCCATCTGTCACCCGTTGCATTACACCACTATTATGGATTTCAAGCTTTGCCAACAGCTGGCCATCTGGTCTTGGTTCCTAGGATTTTTGTTGCCTTTAATCATAATTATTCCAATCAGTCAGTTGCAGTTCTGTTGCCCTAATGTCATTGACCATTTCTTCTGTGATTTTGCTGCTCTTCTAAAAGACTCTTGCTCGGACACCTCCATTATAGAAATTGGAGACTTTGTGCTAGCTATCCCTATAACTTTTTTACCATTTACTTTCATCATTGTGACCTACGTAagtatctccctctccatcctcaggATCCCCTCCACCATTGGGAAacagaaagccttctccacctgcagCTCTCACATCACGGTGGTTTGCACATATTATGGGACACTGATTACTATTTACTGTGTTCCATCCATTGGACACTCATTTAACATAAACAAG GTTCTATCTCTGCTATACACGGTGGTGACTCCATTCTTCAACCCAATCATATACAGCCTGAGGAACCAGGAGATCGGAGCAGCTCTGAGGAGAAGGTTTCACAATTAA